A segment of the Nomascus leucogenys isolate Asia chromosome 1a, Asia_NLE_v1, whole genome shotgun sequence genome:
AAAGTCCTAAGAgaatttttttagttatttactGCTGTCTAAAAAATTGCCACAAAACTTAGCATATTttacaaaaacactttttttaaacttttgacctCTTTTACTTGTTAAAATAGTCACATCCATATACATGAAATGATTTGATCATAATGCATTCATTGATTATGGCTCTTGCCATCTTGTGGCATCCAGGATCCTGCCTGAAACGTTTTATCTCACAGTTTATGTGGGTGAGGAATCCGAGTATGACTTACCTGGGTCCTCTGCTTCAGGGTCACTTAGTCAAGGTGACGCTTGGGAGTAGAGTCATCTCAAGGCTCAGCGGGATGAGGATTTGATTCCAAGTTCACGTGGTCATTGACAGGATGCAGTTCCTCATGGGCTGATGGACTAAGGGCCTCAGTTCTTCACTGACTGTTGACCAGAACCTGCCCTCAGTTCCTCGCCTCATGGGCCTCTCCAATATGGCAGCTTCCTTCTTCAAAAGGTGCAAGCCAAGAGGGCAATAGAGACAGTCTGCTAGGAAGATGAAAACCACAATCTTGTGTAGCCTCCATGGAAGTAACTTCCTATCACCGTTACCATATTTTATTGATTAGAATGAAGTCACTAGGTCCAGCCTACACTCAGGGGAGAAGATTACTTACATAAGGACATGAATATCAGGAGGTGGGATCCTTAGGGATCATCTTAGAAATCTTCCATCTCACGGTTTGGGGAAGGAGGGAATAAGAGCAGTTTTAAGATTACAAAGACAATATCAAGACTAGAAGATCAAGGTAGTTCAAGGTCAAAATTGAAGCTAATAAAGGTAAGGCTAAGGGTTGGAATGGAGAAGTGCCTTATACAGCTTTTGATCCATAGTGTCTTCCTCTCTAATATCCATGTCTCCCAGCCCTAACATGAAGGTAGAGCTAAGGAGATGGTGGGTAAGAGACTAAAGGTTATATGAGGGATTACTGGGGCACGGCACAAAAAACTGCTTCTCTCATTGggaaagtaatagaaaataatgGTAATGGAGTAGTGGAGTGGAACAGCAGCAAAGAGGAACTGAAGATAAGCTATCTTGAGTAAAAGCAACCCAGGGTTCCTATGGGAAGGAGAGTTTTGGCAGAGACGTGCCACAGTATCAAATAAAaaagggcagagccagggcaTAAACCAAGTCTGAAATAAGCTATCCACAATCAAAGACAGTCAagctaaagaaaacaaattccagCCAGGAAACAGAAGGCTGGTTCCGGAGAGATTTTTTGAGGCAATGCTGCATACAGCAGAGGTGTGGAGGAGAGGACGGGGAACATTATTAGCAGCATCCTCTAAAACGAATTCTATTTCATATGTGCTTTATGAAAGGGGGAAAGATtgcaggaattacaggcctgaAATCCCCCCAAATTCCCGAGGCTCTGTCTATTATAGTCCTTTTCTCCAgcactctccttcccctcccactCAAGCTCTTCATCTTGTCAACAGAGCAGGAATCACGGAGCTCACACTCTGAACTTTTGTCTTGGAATTATGCCAGTATCATAGTGTGGGAGCAATAAGTGGGGATTCGTTGAGGGAGGCAAGACAAACATATTAACAACATTGAAGAAATGCCTTTTTAgtacagagaaagggagaaggaatCAGGAAGGGATTTCTTACCAAACCACAAAGAAGATCGTTCTTTAAAGAATGCTAACTTCTCCAGCTTTTAGTGGGGAATTGCCCTGCATGGGGATTAAGAGACCAGTGCCTTTTAATCAAAGGAGGGCTGTACGTTCAAATAACTGGGAACAGCTGAGTGTCCCACCCAACTCTGAAGAGCAAAACAGCTACACGAAGCCACTCCTGCCTGCAGTATACAATGCTGTGTTTTTTGGCTAATTCTCCAAGGATATTACACTTACTTTCAATGGTTAATGAGTAGCTTCTAAGTGCCTGTTTCATTTAATTGTCCAAAGGCCAGTGGGTCCCAGAGCATATAAAGCTGCAAGCTGGCTAATGAGCTCATTCTCTTGGAGCAAGCAGGGAAGCAGAGGAGCGGCAGGGTCAGGGTGCTGGGTTCCTAAGGTGCAAGAATGCAAAACAGAATTGGCCTCATTCTCTGTGCTCTTGCCCTCCTGATGGGTTTCCTGATGGTCTGCCTGGGGGCCTTCTTCATTTCCTGGGGCTCCATATTCGACTGTCAGGGGAGCCTGATTGCGGCATATTTGCTTCTGCCTCTGGGGTTTGTGATCCTTCTGAGTGGAATTTTCTGGAGCAACTACCGCCAGGTGACTGAAAGCAAAGGAGTGTTGAGGCACATGCTCGAACAACACCTTGCTCATGGGGCCCTGCCCCTGGCCACAGTAGACAGGTACGTGCTGACAGGCAGAGGGACCAAGAAGGGCTGAGATGGGCTGAGTTGTGTAAGATCTGAGTAATTTCTGATCCTACTATGGAGCAACTTACATGTCCCATGGGCTGTCTGTCTAGAACCAAAGCTTTATTGTCAGGGAATTACTCTGGGGTTGTTATTAGGAAGAATGGAGCCATCTTTGGGGAAAACCATGATGTAGGGGCAACTCATCTCAGAGAAACCCTACCACCACCCCCAGTGAAAACCCACATAAGCCAATTTAGAAACCCAGGCTTTTTCGTTATATCATGGCAGCTGTCATTAATTAGTGGCAGGTGATGGTTAATTACTTCCCATAACCTGGGATAAGGTTCCAAGGCAAGCAAGTCCCAGACCAAATTCTGCCACACAACAAATGAGGAAGCAGGCATAAAATGAGTCCCGGAATCTCTGTGAGCTCAGAGAAGTCCCAGTTTACTGTCCTTTTAGGTGTTGTGATCTCACCTTGCATAAAACATTCCTTCAGGGGAAGGTGATAATATTCTAGAGGCAAGATTCATTCTATCTCACCATCTCATACATTAGGATAGTtgtcatcaaaaaacaaaaccaaacagctAGTGTTGGTGAGGAGGTCAATAAATTGGAACactgtgcattgctggtgggaatgttaaaatggtgcaaccactgtggaaaacagtgtggagattcctctatacattaaatattgaattaccatttgatccagcaattatACATTCTGAGTTTATACACAAAGgaactgaaagcagggatttAAATGGATGTTTGTACACCAATGCTTCTAGCAAcatttattcacaatagcccaaaaGTGGagacagcccaaatgtccatcaacaggtgagtagataaacaaaatgtggtatatacatgcaatggaatattagccttaaaaaggaaggaaatcctggcacatgccaccacttgGATGaagttgaaaacattatgctgagtgaaacaaGTCTGTTACAAAgggcaaatattgtatgattccacttatatgagtaCCTAgcatagtcaaattcatagacacagaaagtagaacagtggtcCCCGGGGCTGGTGGAAGGAGAGATTGGGGACTTATTGTTTAATGAATTGAGAGTTTTAAGGTGATGGTTGCAGAGCAATATGAGTGTATTTAgtgccactgaactatacacttaaaaacagtaaattttatgtcatatatattttaccacaagaaaaaaagatttggttAATCTTATAGTCAGTATCAGGCAACAAGAAACCTCCTAATTCTTGGCTAGCCACAGGACCATTTGGGGATAACACCCTAGGCATCATTCTCAAGATACAGGCTACAAgactataaattattttgcccTCTTCGTGCAAGAGTAGAaagtatctaaaatattttagctaCTCCATGTATCTTGAATATAAGTAATCTTACCCATGAGGGTCCACTTTTGGCATCCTTTATGCTAATTAATAAGATAATAATTATGAAAACTAAAACTTATTTCCAATGTTATACTAACCAGCAGAGTTTCTGGGTttgattaaaaattaagataaatgaaATGATTGTAGAAGATGCCTCTAGAGTGATGATTTCTTTTTGTATAAATGTTAGAGGACTACCTCTAGAGTGTGAATTTCTGATAAATGTAACTGATTGCCTTTAGGATATAGCTTAAATTGACTAACACTGCATAATATTACAGTATACTGAAATGTTTGAAAGTAAATTACGGACATCGTGACACCCCCATTTTACTGCCTCTTCTCGCTGCATATAATTAGATGCTCATCCCACGCAGAATGGCTGGCAAGTCAGCCTGGGAAGTCACATTTCTCCAAAGCATTTGCACTCAAAATGGATACCCAGGTTGAGATATCAAAGCAAATGGGTCTCCAATGATGGAATTCCGGGGACTGGGAATGTGGATGGCAGTTGAAGGAGGGTGGGGTTGGGAGAGGTAGCTGGGATTTGGGGCAGGCAGCAGTCATCCTGGAACCTTTCAAATCACTCCAGGGAACAGCTCACCTTTCTGTGTAAAATGCCTTTACACATGCACCCCATGACTCAGCCTTGGCTATTCTGAGTGAAGGCTGAGATTTACGCCTTACAGTAGACAGCTTCTTCAGCTCTGGCTTTGGGCCTGGTAACATTTGGAATGGAGTTGTGGCTACAAATGGCAGTCCCTGTTCTGTTGTGGTTACACACCATAAACACTCCCTGTAGGCACTGGAAGGATCACTCTATAAATACACAACTCAGCCGAGCTCACCGGtctctcttcttcccctctccccctcccccaaattcATTCATGATGGAGAAGCCAGGAGGATTTAGCAATTAGCAATGCTGGGCAAGATGACCAATGAGAACATCAGCCCCCGGAACGAATGGCTGCTTTAGCCTACTGGCATAGAAGGGGCTGCAACTGAAATCTGCGTAAAGTTGTCAGTTGATATCATTTGAGAAATGAGtatgtttgtatgttttctttgaaacTAGGTACTGAGTCTTGAAAGGGTGTTAGGATAGAGACATGGCATCTGATATAGTTCAGAGATGAGCACAGAGTTggttttcattcattattttgttgGCTGTGATGATAAGAGAAAGTGAGTGCAATTGAGGGGATGATGCCATGCGAGAAAGGGAGCAAGGATGTGGATGGACTAAGTACTCGGTAGAGAGAAGTTCCCTATCCAAAGCCCCCACCTCCTCTAATGTTGACAAGGATCTCACACTGAATGGCCCTGTTTCCATGAGTGAATGAGCAATAGAGAAGGAATAGCTTGGCATAACGCAccgggaaaaaaaaatgtgactagAGGCAGGCATCCTGTGGCTGATAAAAAGGTTTTTTTGGAAGAgcagcacattttttaaaaactggtgatGCCAGGAAGAAGTACATCTGTTTCAAGAATCCATAACAGTTTAGCTTCGCACAATTTGAGCTGAGAGAGGCAGCCGTCTGCCTCTTTGGCATTAATGCCTAAATAACGCATGCATGTTTGTGCTGTTTTGTCCCCTAGGCCAGACTTTTACCCTCCAGCTTATGAAGAGAGCCTGGAGGTGGAAAAGCAGAGATGTCCTGCAGAGAGAGAGGTCTCTGGCATTCCTCCACCTCTATATACAGAGACGGGCCTGGAATTCCAGGATGGAAATGACTCCCACCCAGAGGCCCCACCATCTTATAGAGAATCCATAgctggcctggtggtgacagcAATCTCAGAGGACACCCAGAGGCAAGGCCAAGAGTGCTGAGGCAGAGAAAGCTCTCCAGCACTCATGATGCCACCGCTGTGGGGAGCAGCTACTGATAATAAAGGCAAACGAGGGAATGTGGGAGGAAAGGCCCCACCAGGGATCCCACATGAGAGCTTGGGGAGGGGATGACAGCCCTGAATTCCAGACATAATTGGCCATGCCAGGGCAGGGCCGGCCAGGGGCCCTGGAAGGGTGTGGCCAACACCAAGCAGACATTTCAGAGGATTCACACTAATCTTAACCCCGGCAGGCCTTGGGTCCCCAAAGGTGTTAACTCTGAGAGTTCTGCTTACAGAGATTCTTTCTGCTCTCACTCAACTTCCCTCCCATCACCTCAACTCCAGCCAGGCAGGAATAGATGCTGGTTGTCAGGACAGCCACATGCCTTCCTGTTCTATATCACCTAGTAATCTCAAAGGGAAGGTTTGTTGTTTAATTTATTGATTGTTCAGCCTTTCGTTTTGTTAGCTTGTTTCCTAGTTACCTCCAGCTGACCATACTACCAGAGTGAGGCAGTACTTCACATCCTGGGAGATATGCCCTCGGAACCCATGAatgttattttgtattattttattttcatgatatg
Coding sequences within it:
- the TMEM252 gene encoding transmembrane protein 252; translation: MQNRIGLILCALALLMGFLMVCLGAFFISWGSIFDCQGSLIAAYLLLPLGFVILLSGIFWSNYRQVTESKGVLRHMLEQHLAHGALPLATVDRPDFYPPAYEESLEVEKQRCPAEREVSGIPPPLYTETGLEFQDGNDSHPEAPPSYRESIAGLVVTAISEDTQRQGQEC